TGTCCGAGAATCTAAAGGCCGGCTCGATTGAGCCGTCGGGCATGACGGCGGCTGCAGTGAAATCTGGGGCCTGGCGGCCGACGAGTGTGGTCATGTTCATCTCGATTGCGCGGTGTGACATCACCGGTAGTCATTCGCGGGACCCGCGAGTGTACGCGGGGCACCAGTCTGGACGGTAACTTGGTGTCCAGCATGCCGATCCTCAAGACCCTAGTCAGCAGCGAGACATGCTTATGCAAAATTTATTGATCACCGGGTGCCTGGGCCTTGTCATGGTCCTGGCGAATGGCGTTGCCAACGCGTCGGGGGTCCAGGAGCGGCTGGACGAGATTGAACTGCCACCCGGCTTCAGCATCAGTCTATATGCCGATGATGTCCCCAATGCGCGGTCGATGACGCTGAGCGAACAGGGGGTGTTGTACGTGGGCACCCGCAGCAAGGACGTGGTCTACGCCTTGCAGGATGTCGACGGCGATGGTCGCGCTGATCGGCAGGTGGTGGTGGCGCGCGGACTGGATATGCCCAATGGTGTCGCCTGGCACGACGGCGATTTGTACATCGCGGAAAACGAGCGCATCACCCGCCTTCAGAATATCGACGAACAGCTGGACGACCCGCCCAAGCCCGAGGTGATCTACGACCAGTTGCCGGCGGAGACGCACCACGGTTGGCGGTATCTTGCGATGGGGCCGGACGGCTGGCTGTATGTCGCCATCGGTGCGCCCTGCAATATCTGTGATGCCGGCGACCCGTTCGCGAGCATCGCACGGCTGCGCCCTGACGGCTCGGGATTCGAGATCTACGCCCGCGGCGTGCGTAATTCAGTCGGTTTCACCTGGCACCCCGAGGACCAGGCGCTGTGGTTCACCGATAACGGTCGCGACTGGCTGGGCGATGACCTGCCTCCCTGCGAGCTGAACCGTGCAGACCGAGCAGGCCTGCACTTTGGCTACCCCGCCTGTCATGGCGAGTCGGTGGTCGATCCCGAGTTCGGCGCGCCGGGGGCCTGCGAGGACGCGAGGGCGCCGGTCCAGGCGCTGGGCCCGCACGTCGCGCCGCTGGGTCTGAGTTTTCTGACCGGTGAGACACTGCCGGCGGCGTATCAGGGGCAGCTACTGCTCGCCGAACATGGCTCCTGGAACCGCAGCGAGAAAATCGGCTACCGCCTGATGCTGGTGACGCTTGATGGTCACCAGGCGACAGATTATCGCCCGTTTGCAACCGGCTGGCTGGAGGGCGAGCAGGCTTGGGGCCGGCCGGTGGATGTCTTGCAGTTGCCGGATGCGTCGGTCCTGGTCTCCGATGATCATGCCGGCGTGATCTACCGGATCGCCCACGCACCGATGTCCGCCGCCGCCGACATCGCTTACGATGAATCCAACGAATCCGTGATTCCCTAGAGATCGCAAGACATGGCCAAATCCCCAAATCTGCTGCGCCGCTTCTTCGGCGCGATCTGGACGCTGTTCTCGGTTGTCTACAAGCTCTTCATCATCTTGTCAGTGCTCATCGTCATCGGCGTGCTGTACATGGGCTTCAAGGGCGGCGCCCCGGTCACCGTGCCCGATAATGTGGCCTTGGTCTGGCACCCGGCTGGCGTGGTCGTCGAGCAGAACGATCGGGACCCGACCGAGGAATTCTTCAGCGAGCTGGCCGGTGAGGGGCCGTTGCAGACCGAGTTGAGGGATCTGGTCGATGCCCTGGACTATGCCCGCGATGACAGCCGGATTCGTGTCGCCGTGTTGTGGCTGGATGCACTGGCCTATGCCGGACCGGCGCAGCTCGAAGAGCTCCGGGTGGCGATCAACCGGTTCAAGGAGAGCGGCAAACGGGTCATTGCCTATGCGCCGGGCTACACCCAGCGTGCCTACTATCTGGCCGCACAGGCCGACGAGGTCTTGATGGACCCCATGGGCATGGTGTTTCTCGAAGGCTATGCGGTTTACAACAACTACTACCCCGGCCTGCTGGACAAGCTGGGCGTGAACATGCACGTATTCCAGGCCGGCGAATACAAGTCGGCGGTTGAGCCGTTCCAGCGCGCCGACATGTCGGCAGCTGCTCGCGAGGCCAACCGCAGTTGGCTGGACACTTTGTGGGGCAAGTACGTTGGCGATGTGGCCAGCGGGCGAGGCTTGGCCACCGAGGCCATTAACCAGTACGTGGAAGGATTCGTGGATCAGCTGGCCGCGGCCGATGGCGACCCTGCCAAGGTGGCATTGAACGCCCAGTTGGTCGACGAGCTATTGCCGCTGCAGGCCGTGCGCGAGCGCATCGGGACCACCGTGGGCATGGCCGATGACCACGAGAGCTTCCGCCAGATCAATTTTCGTCGCTACCTCAAGGCGGTACGTAAGTCGCCACCGCCGGATCGACAGGTGGCCGTGGTGACCGTACAAGGGTCCATCGTGCCCGGTGAGAGCGCCGAAGGGTCGGCGGGTGGTGACACCATCGCTGATCTGCTGCGCGAGGCCCGCGATGACGACCACGTGGCCGCCGTTGTGCTCCGCGTCAACTCGCCCGGTGGTGGCATTTACCCCTCGGAACAGATTCGTCGGAGCGTGATCGAAGTCCAGGAAGCCGGCAAGCCGGTGGTCGTGTCCATGTCGACACTGGCGGCTTCCGGTGGGTACTGGATCTCCGCACCTGCCGATCGCATCTTCGCCCATGACACGACGATTACCGGGTCGATTGGCGTCTTCGGGATCTTCCCGACCTTCGAGGACACCCTGGAGAAGATCGGTGTCACCACCGACGGGGTTGGCACCACGCCGCTGGCCGGTGCCATCCGTGCAGACCGTCCGCTGGGCGATTCCGTGCGCAGACTTATTGAGTTGATCATTTCCAAGGATTACCGGCAGTTCATCGGCTACGTGGCAGACGGACGAGACATGACGCCGGAGCGGGTCGACGAGATTGCGCAGGGGCGGGTCTGGAGCGGTTTGGATGCCGCCCAACTCGGTCTGGTTGACGAGATCGGTGGCTTTCGCTCGGCGGTGACTGCAGCAGCGCAGGCGGCAGGGCTGGACGCCGATGCCCCCGAGGTGCGCTATCTGCGCCCGCCGCGTGACCTCAGTTTTGCGTTCCTGGCGCCGTTCACCCAATCAATGGCCCGGTTGGACTGGGCCCGCGCGGCACTGGGTCTGTTCGCCAAGGAGTCAGCTGCGGCGA
Above is a window of Abyssibacter profundi DNA encoding:
- the sppA gene encoding signal peptide peptidase SppA, translated to MAKSPNLLRRFFGAIWTLFSVVYKLFIILSVLIVIGVLYMGFKGGAPVTVPDNVALVWHPAGVVVEQNDRDPTEEFFSELAGEGPLQTELRDLVDALDYARDDSRIRVAVLWLDALAYAGPAQLEELRVAINRFKESGKRVIAYAPGYTQRAYYLAAQADEVLMDPMGMVFLEGYAVYNNYYPGLLDKLGVNMHVFQAGEYKSAVEPFQRADMSAAAREANRSWLDTLWGKYVGDVASGRGLATEAINQYVEGFVDQLAAADGDPAKVALNAQLVDELLPLQAVRERIGTTVGMADDHESFRQINFRRYLKAVRKSPPPDRQVAVVTVQGSIVPGESAEGSAGGDTIADLLREARDDDHVAAVVLRVNSPGGGIYPSEQIRRSVIEVQEAGKPVVVSMSTLAASGGYWISAPADRIFAHDTTITGSIGVFGIFPTFEDTLEKIGVTTDGVGTTPLAGAIRADRPLGDSVRRLIELIISKDYRQFIGYVADGRDMTPERVDEIAQGRVWSGLDAAQLGLVDEIGGFRSAVTAAAQAAGLDADAPEVRYLRPPRDLSFAFLAPFTQSMARLDWARAALGLFAKESAAASRLQGDVRWLRQIAEGQAQGAVSHCLCVMAADAPLAQQRARAGERL
- a CDS encoding PQQ-dependent sugar dehydrogenase, with protein sequence MLMQNLLITGCLGLVMVLANGVANASGVQERLDEIELPPGFSISLYADDVPNARSMTLSEQGVLYVGTRSKDVVYALQDVDGDGRADRQVVVARGLDMPNGVAWHDGDLYIAENERITRLQNIDEQLDDPPKPEVIYDQLPAETHHGWRYLAMGPDGWLYVAIGAPCNICDAGDPFASIARLRPDGSGFEIYARGVRNSVGFTWHPEDQALWFTDNGRDWLGDDLPPCELNRADRAGLHFGYPACHGESVVDPEFGAPGACEDARAPVQALGPHVAPLGLSFLTGETLPAAYQGQLLLAEHGSWNRSEKIGYRLMLVTLDGHQATDYRPFATGWLEGEQAWGRPVDVLQLPDASVLVSDDHAGVIYRIAHAPMSAAADIAYDESNESVIP